In Prunus dulcis chromosome 1, ALMONDv2, whole genome shotgun sequence, the following are encoded in one genomic region:
- the LOC117615945 gene encoding uncharacterized protein LOC117615945 — protein sequence MIDFTGVEGVHSGDNGMEMNGLQMHSAPLILAHLETFSQVGVVGFGTMSELSIRHIWRQMGEQNVHNLGTVNDEEEDIESAYSRNNWDPKLEVGKIFSSKEALSNKLQLAAVRGHFEFKVKQSCKSRLVVVCSQGPCPWRLRASSYGEKNFMIVKYNPRVSIFDAANHCCGCPHLKCKYKGVLFIANAFDGNRNIYPLAFGIGYLKTDASWHWFFSKLHEAIGLHKWSRAHMDGRRYNVMTTNIAESINSILRFARMLPVVHLIDEIINLLVQWFSKRHDFALKCPSTLCPDFGEKKLRHGLECASRMNDVKLNHVEYNVVDGDMDGHVHLTNNTCSCRKFQLEQLPCKHVVAVCRFLKLNVYSMASRYYTRNTWLDAYSDTIYPVQPQELWVIPEDVPK from the exons ATGATTGATTTTACAGGGGTGGAGGGGGTGCATAGTGGTGATAATGGTATGGAAATGAATGGCTTGCAAATGCACTCAGCCCCTCTTATTTTGGCCCATTTGGAGACATTTTCACAAGTGGGTGTGGTAGGTTTCGGAACAATGTCTGAACTTTCTATTCGACATATTTGGAGGCAAATGGGTGAACAAAACGTGCACAACTTGGGTACTgtaaatgatgaagaagaagatattgaAAGCGCGTATTCACGAAATAATTGGGATCCAAAATTGGAAGTTGGGAAAATTTTCTCTAGTAAGGAAGCCCTGTCCAACAAGTTACAGTTGGCGGCAGTGAGAGGTCACTTTGAATTTAAGGTGAAGCAGTCTTGCAAGAGTcgattggttgtggtttgttctCAAGGTCCATGCCCATGGCGGCTTCGTGCATCTAGTTATGGAGAAAAGAACTTCATGATTGTGAAATATAATCCG CGGGTTTCAATCTTCGATGCAGCCAATCATTGTTGTGGATGCCCGCATTTAAAATGTAAGTATAAGGGTGTCCTCTTTATTGCCAATGCATTTGACGGAAATCGAAATATATATCCTCTTGCTTTTGGAATTGGGTATTTAAAGACGGATGCATCATGGCATTGGTTTTTCAGTAAGCTTCATGAAGCTATCG GATTACACAAGTGGTCTAGAGCTCACATGGATGGACGTCGATACAATGTAAtgacaacaaatattgcgGAGTCAATCAACTCAATCCTTCGATTCGCAAGGATGCTACCAGTGGTGCATTTGATTgatgaaatcatcaatctGCTTGTGCAATGGTTCAGTAAACGTCATGATTTTGCTTTGAAATGCCCATCAACATTGTGCCCTGACTTTGGCGAAAAGAAGCTGAGACATGGGTTGGAATGTGCTTCAAGGATGAATGACGTGAAACTGAATCACGTAGAGTATAATGTCGTGGACGGTGATATGGACGGCCACGTACATTTGACGAATAACACTTGCAGTTGTAGGAAGTTTCAGCTTGAGCAACTACCTTGCAAGCATGTAGTTGCAGTTTGCCGTTTCTTGAAACTAAATGTATACTCCATGGCTTCTCGTTATTACACTCGAAATACATGGTTGGATGCTTATTCAGATACCATCTACCCGGTACAGCCTCAAGAGCTGTGGGTTATTCCTGAAGATGTTCCAAAGTAG